A region of Streptomyces sp. R44 DNA encodes the following proteins:
- a CDS encoding aspartate aminotransferase family protein: MDAREAALRQAYEHAVRWLASLSDRRIPARASVDEVVRALGTELPAGPGTPADVVDLLATACEPGLTAFPSGRFYGFVVGGTEPAALAADWLVSAWDQNCVMRSVSPAYAAAEEIAGAWLLDLLGLPSDSSVGFTTGATMANFTCLAAGRDTVLRRTGWNVARDGLTGGPPVRVVAGESRHMAIDLALRYLGLGRPELVAADDQGRIEPEALRKALTAGGQDPTIVILQAGDIHSGAFDPFAASIRAAREAGAWVHVDGAFGLWAAASPGYAHLTAGCADADSWATDAHKTLNVPYDCGLAIVRDASAVRAAMGQRGDYLIQHEHGDPIDKVPELSRRGRAFTVWAALRSLGRSGVSDLVERLCRHASAFAAGIAAIEGATVLNEVVFTQVCAEFGSDARTDRVLARLLDDGTAWISGSAWHGRRVMRISVSNWSTTDDDVARTLDSIRRATAAA, encoded by the coding sequence ATGGACGCGCGTGAGGCGGCGCTCCGACAGGCGTACGAGCATGCTGTCCGGTGGCTGGCGAGTCTGTCCGACCGCCGGATTCCCGCCCGTGCCTCGGTCGACGAGGTCGTGCGTGCGCTCGGTACCGAACTGCCTGCCGGTCCCGGTACTCCCGCCGACGTCGTCGACCTGCTGGCCACGGCCTGTGAGCCGGGGCTCACCGCCTTCCCCAGCGGCCGCTTCTACGGGTTCGTGGTGGGCGGCACCGAGCCGGCCGCGCTGGCTGCCGACTGGCTGGTCAGCGCATGGGACCAGAATTGTGTGATGCGCAGCGTCTCGCCCGCGTACGCGGCTGCGGAGGAGATCGCCGGCGCCTGGTTGCTCGATCTGCTCGGCCTGCCGAGTGACAGCTCCGTAGGCTTCACCACGGGTGCGACCATGGCGAACTTCACGTGCCTCGCCGCCGGGCGGGACACGGTGCTGCGGCGCACCGGCTGGAACGTCGCCCGCGACGGCCTCACGGGTGGCCCGCCCGTGCGGGTCGTGGCCGGCGAGTCCCGTCACATGGCCATCGACCTGGCCTTGCGCTACCTCGGGCTCGGTCGGCCCGAGCTGGTGGCGGCGGACGATCAGGGACGCATCGAGCCCGAGGCCCTGCGGAAGGCGCTGACGGCCGGCGGACAGGACCCCACGATCGTGATCCTCCAGGCCGGCGACATCCATTCCGGCGCCTTCGATCCCTTCGCAGCGAGCATCCGCGCGGCGCGCGAGGCAGGCGCCTGGGTCCATGTCGACGGCGCGTTCGGACTGTGGGCGGCCGCCTCGCCGGGCTACGCCCACCTGACGGCGGGCTGCGCGGACGCGGACTCCTGGGCGACGGACGCGCACAAGACGTTAAACGTCCCCTACGACTGCGGACTCGCGATCGTGCGCGACGCGTCCGCGGTCCGGGCGGCGATGGGCCAGCGTGGCGACTACCTCATCCAGCACGAGCACGGCGACCCCATCGACAAGGTGCCCGAACTCTCCCGGCGCGGCAGAGCGTTCACCGTGTGGGCCGCCCTCAGGTCCCTCGGCCGATCAGGAGTCTCCGACCTCGTCGAGCGGCTGTGTCGTCATGCCTCCGCGTTCGCCGCGGGCATCGCCGCGATCGAGGGCGCGACCGTCCTCAACGAGGTCGTGTTCACGCAGGTCTGCGCCGAGTTCGGCAGCGACGCACGCACCGACCGGGTACTAGCCCGGCTGCTCGACGACGGCACTGCGTGGATCAGCGGCTCCGCCTGGCACGGCAGACGCGTCATGCGGATCTCGGTGAGCAACTGGTCGACCACCGACGACGACGTGGCGCGCACGCTCGACTCGATCCGGCGCGCGACCGCCGCGGCCTGA